CATGTATAAGTTGCagggatcgatccaaatattgaTCTATCGATAACAAGGGTCGTCTAAGTATCGGATTGGTAGTAGCGTGTTTGGATTGATACTTCTACCTAGTTGTGCTATATTGATAAATTGTTTCCAAATTCAGGAAATAAGTCCTTGGACACAGAAAGAGTTTAGGGAAAAAAGACAAAGGATTATGGATGTTATTGGAGTTGGAACTAATCGTCTTACCACAATCACTTTTAATGCAAATGATCAGAAATCAAAGGAAAAGGCATAAGCCTTTCTCTGAACAGTTGTATACACACAGGAAATGTCCAAAAAACTGACCAATCACAACTTTTATTATCCTAAATTTCTGTTTGTGTGGTAGTTGGGTATAAATATAGCCACACCGTGCTATGAAAATAGCCAATTGCCAGGTAAATACAGCCACTCTGCATCTAACATTCAAATCCACAGACATACAATCCATTCTAGAGAGCAACAGCTATACAATTAGAGCAAAAAAAAGTgctattttattgtgtttggaAACTATATGTTTAGCATTTCCAAGAAAGCTAGCTGAAACACCAGCATGCAGTTACTTTAGCAGAATCGATCAAGCCAGCTTGAGCACACCCTGCACCATGGAGCCAATTCCGTCAAAAACTTCATGGATGGGCGCATCACACATGAAAGCACAGGTGGTAATCAGCTTGTTCTTCTGGTCCACGTGGCTCTGGCCCACAGCCGTGCTCACGTGCTTGCAGCCCAGCTGGTTGATTGCGGTGGCTGTGTCTGTTGTGTTGGGGTACCTAAAAGCAAAAAACAGAGATTCAAGTCAGATTTTTGTCATGTCATTGATTGACGTCAAACAAGAGTTTCCACAGACTTGTCGTTGTTCTCTAAGCCAACCGTGACCTCACAACCGGGGAACACTTTGGCGGCGATGACGGGCGAGATGCAGCAGAGGCCGATGGGTTTTCCCTCGCTGCGGAATGCCTCCAGCACGGCCTTGACCTCAGCGTTGACAGAGCAGTCCTTGCCCTGCACCGCCCAGGTGCACAGGTTCTTTGCCGCCCCAAAACCACCTGGGAAGACATCAGGTTAACAAAAGTTAAAAGTGCTTTTCtcaaacaaataaatgtattattacaaaCATGGATGGAATTCCTATATTTTATCATcttaatttattgttatttaccagctttttttcctccttatttcagctttttattctttttgttGTGTAAATGTAGACAAGAATACCAATACACAATCCAACAATTCCTAATTTGAAACTCTAACCCTGGTGTCACCTGGAAAAATGATGGCGTCATGGTCTTTGACACTAAGTTTGGAAAGGTCTTGGATGTTTCCACGGGCCAGCCTGGCGCTCTCCACCAGCACGTTTCTCTTCTCCTGAGAGGGTTCCCCTTTGAGGTGATCCACCACATGCATCTGGTCCACGTTGGGGGCGAACATGTTAACCTATACAATACCAATGATGAACATGGTCAAAATGAGTGGTCCAATAAATGTCTTGTGCCAATGTAAGATAGCGATAGGAAATGTATCCATTGGATAAAACGTGAGAAGAATGACATTAACTGACGACACAGCACAATAGACGGGATTTGTGACCTACACTTGCGCCTCCTCGGCTCAAATGCACCAAAATGGCGGAAGCTTCGTGGATCTCGCTGCCATCATAGACCCCGCAGCCCGCCAAAACCACTGCTACTTTTTTGCTCATCTGTGCCgaataaaaccttttatttaCTGCCTGAACGGCGCTGCGTGTGAGTAAGTTACGACCACAGACTTGAAGTAGACTAAGCATGGCGGACTGTCAacaggacaggaggacacatcTTCGTTTTTCTTTGCGGTCGCCAAACTGCCGTTTTGTACACCTGCGACCTCTACTGACCATAAAGGTATAACAGACCAACCATTGTTTTAGTGCCTTATTGGCATAAAAAAACTAAGCCAATTTCAGTGAATGGTTCTAATGTATTAAAACTAAATACGCGTATCTGTCAGGGATTGCtttttattatgtgtttttgttttatttttgtctgcgAATATCAATCTCGTGATTTCAACTCGTCAACAAAACCACGTGACCTACAATGCGGAAGtgcgttgaaaaaaaaagagagggtGCTGTCATTTGTCGTCGATGTTGTGAGCATCGAGCCATGACCCGAAAAGAGATTCGTCTCTGTTTCCTTTTCATCTTTATTGTGTTTCTTCATGTTGTCACTGCATTCAAGAAGCAAATATGGCCGGTGCCTTACAGGTAGGAAATATTAcataactttttctcttaaaacGGCACTTTCAAGTAATGTGACCGTAACCGGAAATCGCTTCAGTAAATTGAAGTGaactttataattttttaaattaaaaattcagtTTACGACAAACTATCTGTATATAATGAGAGTTATAGTGTTGAATATAAGTGTTGaagtatacattttaaaagtgaCGTACAACAAATACTTGTTCCtccataattaatttttatttaatttaaacgaACAATGTCCCACTGTTAGACTCACGAGTAGCTCCTTTAGACACATTCATTCTCATGGGATTCTTGGAATTTTAAACGGAATGtgataattacatttatttgtggagAACAATCATTCGATTTTTTCTAATATATACGTGTTTTGTTGAGCATCGATATGTACAAAAGAGCCACACTGAAAAAGGAAACAATTGTAATTGTACTAAATatgaagtaatatttttttgaaggaAAGTTGTCTTAATATTGCTGGAAAAGGGTTGCTGttgtaacattacaagaaaaaagttgtactattgcaagaataaacaacaaacatcataaaaatacaGCTTAATCAAGGAAATGTCCTCTCTCTAATCAGTTAAAACACAGTGTCCATTTTTGACCAGGATCACCGAAATAGTAAAGAAACcagaactattcattcattcattttctaccgcttatcgcggggggtgctggagcctatcccagctgtctttgggcgagaggcggggtacaccctggactggtcgccagccaatcacagggcacatatagacaaaaaaaacattcacactcacattcatacctatggacaatttggattgttcgccaattagcctagcatgtttatggaatggaaaatgtgggaggaaaccgtagtacccggagaaaacccatgcacgcaagggaagaacatgcaaactctatacAGAAATGGGGTGGAATTGattggtctgctagctgtgaggcctgcgtgctaaccactcatcc
This is a stretch of genomic DNA from Doryrhamphus excisus isolate RoL2022-K1 chromosome 9, RoL_Dexc_1.0, whole genome shotgun sequence. It encodes these proteins:
- the zgc:162944 gene encoding glutamine amidotransferase-like class 1 domain-containing protein 3, mitochondrial, with translation MLSLLQVCGRNLLTRSAVQAVNKRFYSAQMSKKVAVVLAGCGVYDGSEIHEASAILVHLSRGGASVNMFAPNVDQMHVVDHLKGEPSQEKRNVLVESARLARGNIQDLSKLSVKDHDAIIFPGGFGAAKNLCTWAVQGKDCSVNAEVKAVLEAFRSEGKPIGLCCISPVIAAKVFPGCEVTVGLENNDKYPNTTDTATAINQLGCKHVSTAVGQSHVDQKNKLITTCAFMCDAPIHEVFDGIGSMVQGVLKLA